The genomic region TTTCTTTTTGGTTATTATTTACACCAAGGGCGAGCGAGCACTAGAAGAAAACAGCCTAGCCTTGCCTTGCCATCTGCCCAAGCttctcccttctctctctctctctgcccctcTGGCTAAGCACAGCGCAGCAGAGACGGATCCTCCGTCTCCACACTTTGACACTATTATTTTCCTTGTAGTATTGCCGTGGGTGTGCCTGGCTGCCTTTGGGAAAGGGAGGCCCTAGACCCTAGACGCCCTAGCGCAATGGTGGAAGCTGCAAAGGCTGGAGGCCTTGCTCCTTCCTTCCTTGTCCTCTTGATTAGCCCTTGACAAACACCGAGGTTCGCTTGCTTTTGGTCTCTTCTTGCTTGCtcaccctcccctcccctcccctcccccctctctctcctcctcctccactgtTCAAGCAGTGCAGGACAAGAAGAGAAAAACTGTCCATGAAGGaagctcctccacctcctccccccATGCTTAGCTAGCTCGTAGTCCTTGGTGGTGTGTGGGAGAGGAaggggggagagaggagagaggtCAAAGGAAGGCTGGTCCATACATTAGTCCATCCATCCACGCAGAAAAAACCACTCCTAGCAGCTCGCTCGCTTGCttcctactactagtactagtagtaactAGTAAAACTCGCATCCACGGGAGGAGTGGAGTAACCCctcactcgctcgctcgctcgctttgCTTGCCAAGAACAGCCCCACTGTTCATCATCCATCCTACCATCCTTCCTTCCTTCCTGCATCTTGTTGCGGGTGAGTACAGCAGCTACCCATCTCCTAAAGCTGATCTCCTCCTTTGCTTTTATCTTCTAATCTTGTTTGCATGGGCAGAGGAGGAGCCCAGCAAAGTAGAGGCTAAGCTAGGCAGGAGCAGGATATTGTTGCGGAGTATTTTGCATTTATttgtttgtatgtatgtatgtatggtgtAATTGAGCAGCTGGCTAGATTATGTATGCTCTTGGAGTTTGCAAGTGGTATCTTCTTGATAAGGTCCCCAAGAtcccacaccacaccacaccacaccatgcacctctctctctctcacatcgCCTTCCTTTTTGTTCTCCACCacctctctcttttcttttctttagtgTGTGTTGAGAGTCCCGAGAAACACTGAATTTTGTTGGCGTTGAGTTGGAGGCGCCATTGGCCTTTTCTTGCCCTCTCTCATGGTGTCCATTGTGCAGCTGCAGAGAAGGCGAACAGAAGCATCAGCAGCAGCAGCGTCAGCGTCAGCGAGAGGCATCCTTCCGGACAGGGAGGGGAGGATGGATCTTTCTGTGCCCCGAGGCGAGTTCCCGATCCCAATGCATCagcacgccgccgcctcgccctacGGGGGCATCGGCGGCGGGGGCGTCGCCGTCGCCGACCATGCCATGGAGCTGCACCACGACCACGCCAACCACAACGGACAGTCCCAGGCGCAGGACATGCCGTCGCCGCCTGCTGCTGCGTCTGAGGACAGCTCCGGGAAGAAGCGCGCGGCGGCCATTGCCGGCGGAGCGGGAGGGCCGCCGGTCAAGTACCGGGAGTGCCTCAAGAACCACGCGGCGGCCATCGGCGGCAACGCCACCGACGGGTGCGGCGAGTTCATGCCCAGCGGCGAGGAGGGCTCGCTGGAGGCGCTCAAGTGCTCCGCCTGCGGCTGCCACCGCAATTTCCACCGCAAGGAGCTCGACGACTTCGACGGCGACAGCTGCGCCTCGCACGGCTACGGCTACGGCTACGGCCACCACGCCGTCCGCCGCCTGCTAGGCCCGGCCGTGCCGCACCACCACAAGAGCAGCGGGGGCCTCCTCGTCACCGCGGACCACTACGGCGCCTACGCTGCGGCACGCgcgctccctccgccgccgcccccgccgctggGACACCACCACCAGATCATCATGCCGCTCAACATGATCCAGACGTCCGAGTCGGACGAGATGGACGGCAGCGGCGGCATCATGGGCGACGGCAGAGGCGGGctagcctcgggcggcggcggcggcggctcctcctcgTCCAAGAAGCGCTTCCGCACCAAGTTCACCGCCGAGCAGAAGGGGCGCATGCTGGAGTTCGCGGAGAACGTGGGGTGGCGTCTCCAGAAGCTGGACGACGCCATGGTGCAGCACTTCTGCCAGGAGATCGGCGTCAAGCGCCGCGTCCTCAAGGTCTGGATGCACAACAACAAGCACAACCTCGCCAGCAGGCCGCCCCCTACCTCGCCCACGCCGCCGCAGTCACAGTCAATGCCGCTGGCGATGTCAATGCCGATGCCGCTGGGCATGTCAATGCCGATGCAAGTGCCGCCGTCGCAGCCCGGGCCTTCCGGCCACCGCGGCCCCAGCTCCCCGCGCGCGCAGGGGGAGCTCAAGCTCGACTGACGTCACAAAGAAGCCCTGGTGTCCGTCAACGGCGCCACGGTTGCTGATTCTGCTAGCGTTAGTAAGCCGCATTGCCATTAATTTCACTGTTCCATCGGCGCGATCGATCGAAgcagagagaagagaagagaagagaaccaAAAACAAACCCGAGTCTACCATCATCtccattttttttcctttcgcTGTTTATCTTGTCATAAGGTTGGGGAGCAAGCATGAGAGGGGGGACATAGGCGAACCGGACTGAGCTCCACTCAATTTCAATTTATTTTTCCTGGACCtagctttttttcttcttcttcgtctccttggttGGTGTCTCTGACTTGAAGTCTAGCAGTACCTGTTGAGCTGAGCATTTGAGTTGCCATGGATCAGATCAGATGATCAGAGGCTGTATGAAATTGATTCTGACTTGTTTACAATTTCTCCGTTTATCTTCAATTTCTCCATTCTAATCTGCAGAGTCTGAATTTCTTTTGAGAACATGAGATGCAATCTCTCCCTGGGTCTTGTATCTTTCAGGCGCACTGTTCACGAGTCATGACATGATCTGCATGCTTAATCTGCAGCCCCTGTCGGTGCTGTTACTGTGGCCTGCctgcctgcatgcatgcatgcatgcctatGCCTGATCTGATCCGGCGATGTGAATTCACCACTCACAAGCCACGAAGACGATAGAAAGGGGAGAGAGATTCTTGTCAAGAATTTGGGAGCCTGAGAGCGATGGACCGGAGGGTGAAAATTAAAATTTGGCCGTCCCCGTTTCTCTATTTGGGGCGGATGATAGTCCTCGGCCTGCGCATCGGGCTGGCTGGCCCTGCCCGGCCCCGAGCGCGCAATCAATCATTCTTGGGGCCCGTGTACGAGTGCAGGGGGGCAGGGGAGCATGTGGCCAACCAAGCCAAAATTGGTTCGGGTTTGCCGCGGGAACAGAGATGGAAACCATGCGAGATATCGCAGTGCTCCCCGTGCTCCTGCAGGGGATTTCCTACGAATTCTtcttgatctatctatctatctatctatctatctatttttTCCCTCCTGATCCCTACTACCCCTGCATGTGCGATTGAGGTGCTGATTTGGTGTGGTGgtgttaagagcatctccagccgttcgtcCTCAGGGGCTGGATATAGTGCCGGGGCGAACCGGTGATAATTTTGGCGTGGTGGCGATCGGGTTCGCTCTCAGTCGACGTTTTGTAAATATTTTTAAAAACATACTTGGACAAAATTCGGCAAACGGGACATAGATTCGGCGATATTTAGGTCTTCCACAGTCTTTTTGCATATTAAAAACATAAATTTACTAAAAGGAAAAAAACTGCTGCTGAGGCGCCTAGAGGCCGAAGAGCTTGCTGAAGGCAtcgtagtcgccgccgccgtcgtcctccttctTTTACTTCTTCACACCGCGACCGTCCCTGCTGAACCCCTGCCCGGGGTCACCCTGGTGGACTGGTTTGGACGGCGGTGGCGCGTCGTCGTTGCTGTCCTCGAGGACGATGACGTCTCCCTCGTCGCGGCCACGGCGGCGATCTTCTCTagggcgcggcgctggcgctccatcttCAGTCGGGCCCAATCCTCCCGCGGCCACTTCATGGCGGCCTCGTTGTCGAGTGCGGCCATGTCATCGTGCTCGCTCTTCAtggcggcgagccccggctccgtcttcggcttgacgaggcgAGAGGTAGGAGCCAAGGAGGCACGATCGctctcgttgatgacgagggcggcgCCGCGGGTGCGACGGCCGAGCGGCGTTtccacgggctcggccttgacgctgacGAGCGTCGGCCacccggaggagtgggaggaggaacgggaagaggaggaggaggaggaccctcCCATCAtgcgcctcgggggggggggggggtcggggccgCCGGGTACTCGAGCGTTGGATCGTTGACACCCTCGAGGTACTCGAGGACGGCGTGGAGCGTGCAGCCGGGGAACCGCTTTCCCATCGACGGGGCGTGCGTGCGATGGCTAGATGGGAAGAGGGGGGAAGAGAGAGTGTCGGCGGCGAGAGAGAGGGGTTGCGGAGCGACTGCGTCCACCGGCGAGGGAGGGGGGCTTTTATAGCGGCGGGGGGCGGCAAACGTGTGTACGCCTGGCGGGAGAGGGCGCGTTGTCGAACTGCGCCGCCCGTGAGAATCAATGGAacgctgaccggcggcagccttggcattgattccccgcggaaaAACCGAGGCGACGAGAACGACGATGCGCGGGGTTGCTGACTTGGCGGGACCGCCGTTCTTTCGCACCAAAAACGATTCCCCCgcctcggcggggggggggggggggggggggttggggggtcgGGGCCGCCGGGTACTCGAGCGTTGGATCATTGCCACCCTCGAGGTACTTGAGGACGGCATGGAGCGTGCAGCCGGGGAACCGCTTTCCCATCGACGGGGCGTGCGTGCGATGGCTAGACGGGAAGAGGGGGGAAGAGAGAGCGTCGGCGGCGAGAGAGAGGGGTTGCGGGGCGACTGCGTCCACCGACAAGGGAGGGGGGCTTTTATAGCGGCCGGGGTCGACAAACGTGTGTACGCCTGGCGGGAGAGGGCGCGTTGCCGAACTGCGCCGCCCGTGAGAATCAATGGAACGCTGACCGACGGCAGCGTTAGCATTGATTCCCTGCGGAAAAACCGAGGCGACGAGGACGACGATGCGCGAGGTTGCTGACTTGGCGGGACCGCCGTTCTTTCGCAACAAAAGCgatcccccccccctcccggcGTGCCGGGTTGGTTTGGATTCGCCTGTGTCAATTTCGACCTTAACCGGCAAAAAATGGGTTTCTAGAAATGCGACAGGGCTGTTTTTTCAGCATCGGCGCTAAGAAATGGTCTGGGAGACACGGCTGGAGTTGCTCTTAAGTACGTACGGGTTTCCATGGCAGCAAGCAAATGGCGTGCGCCGTTGCGGGCAGCGGCCTGGGTGACTGCTGGGGACAAGGCCGGCTTGGTGGATCAAGCGCGGAGACAGACTTTTATTGCTGCGGAAGTGCCAATGTTTTGCTGTCCCTGTGGCTGTGCGTGTACTTTGTTGCCTCCCCTCGCCTGCCATGGCAGCAGGCGCGTTTTATGTTGAGCAGTGCTATACACACGATAGTGGCGGACGATGTGTGCACGACAATGCAATCAGCTCCGTCCATTGCATGGCAACAGCAGACAGCAGGCCGCTAGATGCTTATCGTGCAGTGGTCGTGCGCATATTTGTCGTCTGCGAAGCAGTTCCGTTTTATGTTTCACCACGGCACCAACGCTGAGGGGCATTTAACCCCCTGGAGATGGAGATGTGGTGGTATGTTGTACGGGCCGCACTCTCCTCCGTGGTTTCTAGTCCTGCGGGCACTAATGCCGCGTGTCTTTTGGAATGAAGGGGTTTTGCTGGGAATTCTACATAAGATCATCCCTGTGTTCCGGTACGTACTGGTAAATGTAATCCATTCTGTACCGAACCAACTTTGATCCTTGTCCACTTGCAAAGGAACACCTTGCGCCGTTGCACGCAAGGGGTAGTCATTGGTGGATCCGTTTACCCCAAGAGTGCCGCACTCTTGCGGGTAGGATTCACCGTTTTCTGCGGCTGAAACACGTATTTTTTTTGTTTCATAAAAAGTCCTCCACAAatgagttttttttctttttttccgtaCAATGAATATCATAAATGATAAAATTTACATCTTGCATCTTGCTTGCACACCccatctttctttcttttttttaaaacGGATGTATTCTTTTTTTACgaggaaaactttcaatctattcatcaactgtcaagataGTACGAAGAACACCAAAAGTAATAAATACATCTATGTCTGTAGACCATCTAACGATGACTACATGTACTGAAACGAGCCAAAGGCATGTGGATTTTTGAGAAATTAAAGGTCGTGGACGCTCATCACGCTATAACATATGCGGATATGCCAGTGGGAGCAATAATAATCACCATACACGTCTTGCTATAGGTTTCATTTCGTGCGGAACTACGTGCATAAAATCCAGATGACCAACAAAAATATCCGACAACACCGCAGATGCTGAGTTCAAATTACAGTCCATCCTGCCGCATGATGATACAATTGGGAGCAAAGAGCCGCGCCCCCCTGTTTTGTTCCTACGTGTGGGtcatgccatgccatgcatatgcgTACACGTCGCTTTGGATTCGTCCCAAGTGCAAGAAATGAAATGCTGCCACGCTGGCCTTTTCCTCTTGGCTCCAGTGCTCTAGGCTGTAGCCCCCTGTTGCTGCCATTGCCAATGTTCGGGCACTCTATGCTAGTATTCCAGAATTTGTGCGTGGTCCCGCTGCCAcgcaggcatgcatgcatgcatgcatttgcagccttgtgttgtcttgtgttGTGTTGGGATCGTCGTGTAGGACAGACAAGGTAGCGTGCTTGAGACCACGTCACTTGTTCTGGGACCTAGCTAGGGAGCTGTACATTATACAGCTAGGGTTTCCACTACACTTTGTAAAATAAATAAATCTAAGCCAAGTAAACAAAGCATGAATAGAGAATGATAAATATATTTGACTCGCTCCTTCTTGCACTGAAAGTTGTGAACCCAGGGAGGCAAAAGTCGAAAGAAAAAATAACGGCTGTGCCAAGCAGGGGCAGCTCAGCCGAGCTGAAATGATCACACCAGGCAGGCCAAGACAATTATTACGGGCGCCCGTATTGTCAATGCGAAACTCACTCGCCATCTCGTGCGCCTCTGCAGCCTCCGTATCATGGTCTGCGAGTGAGTGTGGGTTGTGGAGCTCCATGACTTGCTGCTGCGGCGCAGGGAGCCCAACGCACGCCCTATACCAGCTGAGCTGAGCTAGCCCATGTGTGCCTGCTGCGACGATAGATGGATGGATCGATGGGTGGTGCTTGCTGCCAAGCCAAGCCATCAGAGATCAGTCCCATGTTCTTGGCACCAGAACTGCGTCACCAACTCTGTAATTTTCTCCTGCAATTTCTTGCCTTGCCCTTTTAGTTTGGGGATGGATCTGTCAACCACCAAGAAATCATTTGCTTACCTTGGGGAACAAATTCAGTAGCATGCACTGCTATGGGCATGATCTGATCTGCCCCAGCTCTCTACCCAGCAAACTTGCTACGTACAACAGCACTATATGTGGTAAGAGCATCTAGAACCGGACGCCGCCATGTCCGCCCCAAACTCCCGGGCGGCCTGTCCGGTTAGTGTCCGGACGTAAAATTGTCAACCAACCGTACGCCTGAAAAGCATCCCAAACACGCCCGCTAGCCCGCAACTTCCAGTCCACACGTAAGAGGGATACTCGTATGCAACTTCATCCTGTTTTTTCGATCTGATATGTTGCTTCTCTTACTGCCATCGTCttactttctttttcttttcgcAATTCTGTAGGACCAGATACACAATGTGAAGAACATGAACCGGTGCAAGCTCATTGCCGAGTTCCTACATACACACATACCATGACAATTTGAGTCTCTCACATACATATGTACCCATGATGCCTCGACCCAGCCGCCGCCCCAACCCCAACTCCGGCAGCCTCCTCTCCCTCTAGCGTCGCCGCTCCACCCCTCTCCCGCGACCCTCACCTTCTCTCCCAAGGGAGGGAAGGGAAGGCCCCAGATCTGCAACGGCGATCCGAAACCCATCAGAAACctagctgccccccccccccgggtcgcCTCCGCCCGGGCGACTCCGAAGGATCCTCTCCCGTCCCCTCCAGCCCTCTTCATCGGCGTACCCCctggccgtcgccgccgccgatgccagcggtggcggcgccatTCTCATCATAAGACGGAGGGGAGGAGAGtgcatgatacatccattttgcatcatgttttcttattgttatttataatttttttatccataacaatgctttttggaataattctaatgccttttctctcataatttgcaaggtacacaccaagagggagaattccggcagttggaaatctggacttggaaaagctacgccaggctacctattctgcacaactccaaacaagctgaaacttcacagagattttttatggattatttaagaaatattggagcaaataactatcagagggggcccaccaggtgggcacaacccacccaggcgcgccctggtgggttgtgccctcctcggcccacctctagtgcccatttttggtatataagtcattttgacctagaaaaaaataaggagaggactttcgggatggagcgtcgccgcctcgaggcggaacttgcaggagcacttttgccctccggtggaacgattccaccaggggaacttccctcccggagggggaaatcatcgtcatcatcatcaccaacaacgctcccatcttggggagggcaatctccatcaacatcttcaacaacaccatctactctcaaaccctagttcatctcttgtgttcgatCTTTttgccggaactatagattggtgcttgtgggtgactagtagtgttgattacatcttgtagttaattactatatggtttatttggtggaagattatatgttcagatccaacatgctatttaatactcctctgatcatgagcatgtttatcatttgtgagtagttacctttgttcttgaggtcacgggagaaatcatgttgcaactttgcaagtaatcatgtgaatttgatatttgttcgatatttttatagtatgtatgttgtgattcccatagtggtgtcatgtgaacgtcgactacatgccacttcaccatatttgggcctaagggaatgcattgtggagtagcaattagatgatgggttgcgagagtgacagaagcttaaaccccagtttatgcgctattccgtaagggaccgattgggtccaaaagtttaatgctatgtgtaggatcgaaagtatgtctagaggggggggggtggtgattagactacttgaccaaataactagcattttcccaattttaagtcttggcaggttttagcaacttagcacaattcaagtaatcaacctacccatgcaattctaagagtatagcagcggtatgtaaaacaattgcatatgaaggtaaacggaggagtttggagggagcaaacacaatgtagatatggagatttttggtgtggttccgataggtggtgctatcgtacatccatgttgatggagacttcaacccacgaagggtaacagttgcgcgagtccacggagggctccacccacgaagggtccacggagaagcaaccttgtctatcccaccatggtcatcgtccacgaaggacttgcctcactagggtagatcttcacgaagtaggcgatctccttgcccgtacaaactccttggttcaacttcacaatcttgacggaggctcccaagtgacacctaaccaatctaggagacaccactctccaaaaggtaatagatggtgtgttgatgatgaactcctttctcttgtgcttcaaatgatagtctccccaacactcaactctctctcataggattggatttggtagaaagatgatttgagtggaaagcaacttggggaaggctagagatcaagctttatgtggttggaatggaatatcttgacctcaacacaagtgtaggtggttctctctcagaaaatgtatgttggaagtgcaggcatgttctgatgactctctccacaaatgaagagtgggtggaggggtatatatagcctccacacaaaatctaaccgttacacacaaatctccaaactcggtggggccgaattataaaactcggtcagacagatttagttcaaaatatgaacgttaggatttttggtgggaccgacatgtcaactcggtgagaccaattacacaaactcggtgggaccgattttggtaatagacaaacagagagttggtcaggcaaactcggtgggaccgattcgctcatctcggttagaccgaaatgttacgaaggggaaaccgagagtttgcattgcaatctcggtgggatcgatcgctcatcttggttggactgaaacgttacgaagggaaataaagaggttgcaatcccatctcggtgagaccgagatccctatcggtgagaccgaagtgactggggtttgtggcagtggctatgtcaagtgaactcggtggcgccggatagaagattttggtggggccaagtttgacttttggtctgggacatatgtggatatgagaaagtagttggttttttttggagcatatcactaagcattttgagcaagtaactcattaagcaacacctcaccccttttaatagtattggctttccctatggactcaatgtcatcttggatcactaaaagtaaattgtagagtcttgtgctttgagcttgagccaatcttttgtccttagcattttgaggggtccactttctaatccatgccatgccaatcattgagctttcctgaaatatttatcttgaaatagcattagctcaataagctatatgttgttaggaattaccaaaaccacccagggatagttgcactttcaatctccccctttttggtaattgatgacaacatatagatcaaagcttcgataaatgatcataagattgaaaaacatcgtcgctttgagaagtatgtgataagcaagagctccccctaaatttgtgcattatttaagatttgattttgaatgcaaatgcacaatcgattaggatcatgggttactcttccatgtcacatacatcttggtggagcgctcaaaatgatagaaattaaaagcatgcactcatcacgaagcaagtgaatgatcatatatgagatataaaagatagtatcatccaaacaagcattaaggtaggaaatgatcaaccacatgatcaaataggtatctcacacaaggacataaagtatctcacacaataaaaagttcaaccaaaagcaagagaagcaaaacactctctcgaagcctatgatctatacatatttctccccctttggcaataagttaccaaaaagtttgaaaatgcatagtgctatgcgtctctcaggcttggtcttcgggaggtggtgtagagagaactccaaggacgaaggcatctgtcgatgtagttggagctggtggagtgggtgctggaggtggcactggagctgtagctgctggtgctgacaatGTAGCTCTAGCATCTGAAACTagcactgcagcagaccttggacctcgtggcacacATTGAAAAGCATTAGTAGTTGCCTCCCCTCTCCActcttctgcttcctcctaaaGCTACTCAACTGCAGTCTGTATCTCAGTTACCTTCAGGTCAAGATCATAAAtttttgtctcaatgatcctctctagGATCTCCTGATTcagagtcagggtggccaagcccttctcaatcctcattgTAGCTTGAATAAGATAGCctaattgatcttgcttgctcttcaggaaaacttgagatgcctcttcaacacttggcatctttgcaactTTCTCAAcctttgctttggctctcttctcctgtgcttgaactgatgatggttcctcctcattcatcacaacagtgttgtcttcaaaatcaGGATGTAAGGGTAGAGGCTCCTTGTCTGGCAAATAAGTTCCTGTGCCCATCCtagaattgatgagctcctgaatatatggagcatacccacaacttctcttttgatcaccagcagtcctcttgattgtctctacaatcagactcatgaccttgaacttctgagggacatcaaagatttgcagcatgttgatggaatgtcctcggatcatcttgtgatctcctgacttgggtagcaatgtgtgccttaagatccagttgatagtaggcagaccagacaacaagaagtgtactgatccaagcttgtgagtctccaaagctttatctgtgatctccttgtacatgtttgccatggagttatggtctttcttcttcttggcatacacatccaagtcatcctcatgttcttctgtggcatttatcagcttggcccattcttcaacagtggattggtacctagtaccttctgacatccaaactatcctcccatctgaatAGAAacgagcagtggagtaaaactgcatgatcagctcatcattccatttcgtgagcttctgtccaacaaactcatctactccacatCTTTGGagctgtcataaactcctgggaagtgatctttaTTCTCCTGGGTGTATTCCCAATtaatccatctcatgtcacagacaatgggcttcttgtcgagCAAAATtttctcatagaagtcttgttgttcttttgtgtggaacatgtagtcaactgcagtcctcctcctaacagcatagggatcagactctctccacaatctcagtcttgcatctttcctgatgtgcatgtccttaGCGACTAGATGAGCATCATCATGGTCAGGaatttgggcttcaacttcctcaaaacaagtgaatcatcttcctcttcttcagcttgaggcactggggccttgttcttttcctcatcaggtatacttctggtgtttctcttgggtgcagaaggcttctgagcagcagccttgggagcagatttgggATTTGGAGCTGTAGCCCCAgatttgatagcatctcccatgagcttctgagacttgcactacaaaaaaaagacacatccatgacattttgggccgaacgaaaaaaaattctgtcatacttatgacacttctatgacgataattgtgacaaaacccggtatcatcatagatgtggtgggctcctacttcaatggcaaaaaatcatgacagaaaatgggcttttcatcctgggcgggccggagacacagctgcatggc from Triticum aestivum cultivar Chinese Spring chromosome 4A, IWGSC CS RefSeq v2.1, whole genome shotgun sequence harbors:
- the LOC123086753 gene encoding zinc-finger homeodomain protein 4, producing MDLSVPRGEFPIPMHQHAAASPYGGIGGGGVAVADHAMELHHDHANHNGQSQAQDMPSPPAAASEDSSGKKRAAAIAGGAGGPPVKYRECLKNHAAAIGGNATDGCGEFMPSGEEGSLEALKCSACGCHRNFHRKELDDFDGDSCASHGYGYGYGHHAVRRLLGPAVPHHHKSSGGLLVTADHYGAYAAARALPPPPPPPLGHHHQIIMPLNMIQTSESDEMDGSGGIMGDGRGGLASGGGGGGSSSSKKRFRTKFTAEQKGRMLEFAENVGWRLQKLDDAMVQHFCQEIGVKRRVLKVWMHNNKHNLASRPPPTSPTPPQSQSMPLAMSMPMPLGMSMPMQVPPSQPGPSGHRGPSSPRAQGELKLD